A genomic window from Diospyros lotus cultivar Yz01 chromosome 2, ASM1463336v1, whole genome shotgun sequence includes:
- the LOC127794938 gene encoding peptidyl-prolyl cis-trans isomerase FKBP17-2, chloroplastic isoform X2, protein MATFFGSPPFLSNPIARTHHFSSSQTPPPPPPSQRLSSSLTEPPAPVSAKVQQQKPAKASTSSVESTDWIATNLTRRFGLGAGLAWAAFLGFGVLSEQIKTRFEVSQQEANTRDVEKQEEVVLPNGIRYYELRVGGGASPRFGDLVVIGLKGNVVGSGQAFVDTFGGEKKPLALVMGSRPYTKGMCEGVEYVLRFMKAGGKRRMIVPPSLGFGDHGADFGAGLQVPPGATLEYVVEVDKVSIAPA, encoded by the exons ATGGCTACCTTCTTTGGCTCTCCTCCATTTCTCTCTAACCCAATTGCAAGAACTCATCATTTCTCCTCTTCCCaaacaccaccaccacctcctc CATCTCAGCGGCTAAGTTCGAGCTTAACCGAGCCACCGGCTCCTGTCTCAGCCAAAGTGCAGCAACAGAAGCCTGCTAAGGCTTCCACTTCAAGTGTTGAATCCACAGATTGGATTGCTACAAACTTAACCAGAAGGTTTGGCCTCGGTGCCGGCCTTGCCTGGGCTGCCTTCCTCGGCTTTGGTGTCCTCTCTGAACAGATCAAAACCCGGTTCGAAGTGTCCCAACAGGAAGCAAACACAAG AGATGTTGAGAAGCAAGAAGAAGTGGTCTTGCCAAATGGAATAAG GTACTATGAGTTGAGAGTTGGTGGTGGAGCATCCCCAAGGTTTGGAGACCTGGTTGTGATTGGTCTCAAGGGCAATGTTGTGGGAAGTGGCCAAGCGTTTGTGGACACATTTGGTGGTGAGAAGAAGCCATTGGCTCTGGTCATGGGCTCAAGGCCTTACACCAAAGGAATGTGTGAAGGTGTGGAGTATGTCTTGAGGTTTATGAAGGCGGGTGGGAAGAGGAGAATGATAGTTCCTCCTAGTTTGGGGTTTGGGGATCATGGTGCCGACTTTGGTGCTGGCCTACAAGTTCCCCCCGGTGCCACTCTTGAATACGTTGTCGAGGTTGACAAGGTCTCTATTGCACCGGCTTAA
- the LOC127794937 gene encoding LOW QUALITY PROTEIN: probable serine/threonine-protein kinase SIS8 (The sequence of the model RefSeq protein was modified relative to this genomic sequence to represent the inferred CDS: deleted 1 base in 1 codon), translating into MKNLLKKLHIVSNQSEDSEGSTSSQHHKLIDGSSPERFSHSRSHHGSEHKPFSALSGWLNSVTNRKSPSPPSSSNITGAERMEPSDSVSSSGLDAALEATRRDSGSTNSRDPDIEEEYQIQLALELSAREDPEAVQIEAVKQISLGSCPPENTPAEVVAYRYWNYNALGYDDKILDGFYDVYGILMESTSSRMPSLVDLQGAIVSDDVSWEAILVNRAADANLLKLEKKALAIAVRSRSESRNIVSSDVVRKLAALVSEYMGGPVGDPENISRAWKSLSYSLKATLGSMVLPLGSLTTGLARHRALLFKVLADAVGIPCRLVKGQQYTGSDDAAMNFVKINDGREYIVDLMADPGTLIPSDATGSHIEYDESFFLTSPFSRDIDSPNVASSSSRVASTFEEHSDSGTLEKVSRSRNFVIGTNESDDRIEYLPSENLTGPVEGQEGSKGPDDLRKRYNLRKELAQEIPSRSNYPYAHSRSPSWTEGVSSPAVRRMKVKDVSQYMIDAAKENPQLAQKLHDVLLESGVVAPPNLFTEIYSEQLDIPMVEAKSPTEDKEDNTKRYDAQKSKFHDDPNRPRCLPPLPYHAMHPKGSPCGQLEHQRDFREVTEPPVSSLCEVSPPKYAKKVPVAAAAAAAAAVVASSMVVAAAKTSADSGTELPVAAAATATAAAVVATTAAVSKQCENLEARVHLPTGAAVFKNPIDGTRFRGDADAAVNEPHGSGDQEHDSTGRNPEGERTSDKSTGNDSTKSDVTIDDVADCEILWEDISLGERIGLGSYGEVYRGDWRGTEVAVKKFLDQDITGESLEEFKSEVRIMKRIRHPNVVLFMGAITRAPNLSIVTEFLPRGSLYRLIHRPNNQLDERRRLRMALDAARGMNYLHSCTPVIVHRDLKSPNLLVDKNWVVKVCDFGLSRMKHSTFLSSRSTAGTAEWMAPEVLRNEPSDEKCDVFSYGVILWELCTLQQPWGGMNPMQVVGAVGFQHRRLDIPDNIDPAIADIIRKCWQTDPRLRPSFSEIMAALKPLQRPLATSQVPRPSVPISIGQRGQPSRTLEDPTSQTRLR; encoded by the exons ATGAAGAACCTTTTGAAGAAACTCCATATAGTGTCCAATCAATCTGAAGATTCAGAAGGGTCTACTTCATCACAGCACCATAAGTTGATTGATGGGTCATCTCCTGAGAGGTTTTCACACTCTCGCTCTCATCATGGTTCTGAGCATAAACCCTTTTCAGCTCTCTCTGGATGGTTGAATTCAGTTACAAATAGAAAGAGCCCTAGTCCTCCATCTTCTTCAAATATTACTGGGGCGGAGAGAATGGAACCGTCTGACTCGGTTAGCAGCAGCGGACTAGATGCTGCTTTGGAAGCCACAAGGCGCGATTCAGGCTCTACCAACTCTAGGGATCCTGATATCGAGGAGGAGTATCAAATACAATTGGCTCTGGAGTTGAGTGCAAGGGAGGACCCCGAAGCAGTTCAGATTGAAGCTGTTAAGCAGATTAGTTTGGGTTCCTGTCCTCCTGAGAATACACCGGCAGAAGTTGTTGCATACCGGTACTGG AATTACAATGCTCTTGGTTACGATGACAAGATCTTGGATGGT TTTTATGATGTATATGGTATTCTGATGGAGTCCACTTCATCAAGGATGCCATCCCTTGTTGATCTGCAAGGAGCAATAGTATCGGATGACGTCAGCTGGGAAGCAATTCTGGTCAATAGGGCTGCTGATGCTAACCTATTAAAACTTGAAAAGAAAGCACTGGCGATAGCTGTCAGATCAAGGTCAGAATCGCGAAATATTGTAAGCAGTGATGTGGTGAGAAAGCTTGCTGCTTTGGTTTCTGAGTACATGGGTGGACCTGTGGGGGATCCAGAAAACATATCAAGAGCGTGGAAAAGCCTAAGCTACAGTTTGAAGGCAACACTTGGGAGCATGGTTCTGCCTCTTGGTTCTTTAACAACTGGATTGGCACGTCATCGTGCATTGTTGTTCAAG GTCTTGGCTGATGCTGTGGGCATTCCTTGCCGTTTAGTTAAAGGACAGCAATATACTGGTTCTGATGATGCAGCAATGAATTTTGTAAAGATAAACGATGGAAG GGAGTACATTGTTGACCTAATGGCGGACCCTGGCACACTAATTCCATCTGATGCAACAGGATCACATATTGAATATGATgaatctttctttttgacaagtcCTTTTTCTAGGGATATTGACTCTCCTAATGTGGCTTCCTCTAGTAGTAGGGTTGCCAGTACATTTGAAGAACATTCAGACTCTGGGACATTGGAGAAAGTATCCAGGTCTAGAAATTTTGTTATTGGAACAAATGAATCTGATGACAGAATTGAGTACCTTCCTTCTGAAAATTTAACTGGACCTGTTGAAGGTCAGGAAGGATCAAAGGGGCCAGATGATTTGAGAAAACGATACAATTTAAGGAAGGAGCTTGCTCAAGAAATTCCCAGCCGATCTAATTATCCTTATGCTCATTCAAGATCTCCATCCTGGACTGAAGGTGTTAGCTCCCCAGCTGTACGGAGAATGAAGGTGAAAGATGTCTCCCAGTACATGATTGATGCTGCAAAAGAAAATCCACAGTTAGCTCAGAAACTTCATGATGTGTTACTTGAAAGTGGTGTTGTTGCTCCTCCAAACTTGTTTACTGAAATTTATTCAGAGCAGTTAGACATTCCAATGGTTGAGGCCAAGTCCCCAACTGAAGACAAGGAGGACAACACAAAAAGGTATGATGcccaaaaatctaaatttcatgATGATCCTAATCGACCTCGATGTTTGCCACCTCTGCCTTATCATGCCATGCATCCTAAAGGCAGTCCTTGTGGTCAACTGGAGCATCAACGAGATTTCAGAGAAGTAACTGAACCTCCTGTTTCATCACTATGTGAAGTAAGTCCACCAAAATATGCAAAGAAGGTTCCTGTggctgcagcagcagcagcagccgcaGCAGTTGTTGCATCTTCAATGGTAGTTGCTGCAGCCAAGACAAGTGCTGATTCAGGCACTGAACTTCCTGTGGCAGCTGCTGCCACAGCTACTGCTGCAGCTGTGGTGGCAACAACTGCAGCTGTCAGCAAGCAGTGTGAAAATTTGGAGGCTCGTGTTCATTTGCCAACTGGAGCAGCTGTCTTCAAGAATCCAATTGATGGCACAAGATTTCGAGGTGATGCGGATGCTGCAGTTAATGAGCCACATGGTAGTGGTGACCAGGAGCATGATTCTACAGGGAGAAATCCTGAGGGTGAGAGAACATCAGATAAGTCAACAGGTAATGATAGTACAAAATCTGATGTGACAATTGATGATGTAGCAGACTGTGAGATCCTATGGGAGGATATCAGCTTGGGTGAGCGTATTGGACTTG GGTCATATGGAGAGGTATATCGTGGAGATTGGCGTGGAACT GAGGTTGCTGTCAAGAAATTCCTTGATCAAGATATAACTGGTGAATCCCTTGAAGAATTTAAAAGTGAG GTCCGGATCATGAAAAGGATCAGACACCCTAATGTTGTTCTTTTCATGGGGGCTATTACTCGTGCTCCAAATCTCTCAATTGTTACCGAGTTTCTTCCTAG AGGTAGTCTGTATAGGCTGATTCACCGGCCTAACAATCAATTAGATGAGCGGAGGCGTCTGAGGATGGCACTTGATGCT GCCCGGGGAATGAATTATTTGCACAGCTGCACACCAGTGATAGTTCATCGAGATCTCAAATCTCCAAATCTTCTTGTTGATAAGAATTGGGTTGTGAAG GTTTGTGATTTTGGGTTATCTCGAATGAAACACAGCACCTTTCTTTCTTCAAGGTCTACTGCAGGGACG GCGGAGTGGATGGCACCAGAAGTTCTGAGGAATGAACCTTCGGATGAAAA GTGTGATGTTTTTAGCTATGGGGTCATATTATGGGAGCTCTGTACGTTGCAGCAACCATGGGGAGGAATGAATCCCATGCAAGTTGTTGGTGCAGTTGGTTTTCAGCATCGGCGTCTTGACATTCCAGATAATATTGATCCTGCTATTGCGGATATTATTAGAAAATGCTGGCAAAC AGATCCAAGACTGCGGCCTTCATTTTCTGAGATAATGGCAGCTCTGAAGCCACTTCAAAGACCTCTAGCCACTTCTCAAGTGCCCAGGCCGAGTGTGCCGATAAGCATTGGCCAGAGGGGGCAACCATCGCGCACCTTAGAAGATCCAACAAGCCAAACTAGACTACGTTGA
- the LOC127794938 gene encoding peptidyl-prolyl cis-trans isomerase FKBP17-2, chloroplastic isoform X1, which yields MATFFGSPPFLSNPIARTHHFSSSQTPPPPPPPQPPTPSSQPPPPPPSQRLSSSLTEPPAPVSAKVQQQKPAKASTSSVESTDWIATNLTRRFGLGAGLAWAAFLGFGVLSEQIKTRFEVSQQEANTRDVEKQEEVVLPNGIRYYELRVGGGASPRFGDLVVIGLKGNVVGSGQAFVDTFGGEKKPLALVMGSRPYTKGMCEGVEYVLRFMKAGGKRRMIVPPSLGFGDHGADFGAGLQVPPGATLEYVVEVDKVSIAPA from the exons ATGGCTACCTTCTTTGGCTCTCCTCCATTTCTCTCTAACCCAATTGCAAGAACTCATCATTTCTCCTCTTCCCaaacaccaccaccacctcctcctcctcagcCACCAACCCCCTCTTCTCAACCACCACCTCCTCCACCATCTCAGCGGCTAAGTTCGAGCTTAACCGAGCCACCGGCTCCTGTCTCAGCCAAAGTGCAGCAACAGAAGCCTGCTAAGGCTTCCACTTCAAGTGTTGAATCCACAGATTGGATTGCTACAAACTTAACCAGAAGGTTTGGCCTCGGTGCCGGCCTTGCCTGGGCTGCCTTCCTCGGCTTTGGTGTCCTCTCTGAACAGATCAAAACCCGGTTCGAAGTGTCCCAACAGGAAGCAAACACAAG AGATGTTGAGAAGCAAGAAGAAGTGGTCTTGCCAAATGGAATAAG GTACTATGAGTTGAGAGTTGGTGGTGGAGCATCCCCAAGGTTTGGAGACCTGGTTGTGATTGGTCTCAAGGGCAATGTTGTGGGAAGTGGCCAAGCGTTTGTGGACACATTTGGTGGTGAGAAGAAGCCATTGGCTCTGGTCATGGGCTCAAGGCCTTACACCAAAGGAATGTGTGAAGGTGTGGAGTATGTCTTGAGGTTTATGAAGGCGGGTGGGAAGAGGAGAATGATAGTTCCTCCTAGTTTGGGGTTTGGGGATCATGGTGCCGACTTTGGTGCTGGCCTACAAGTTCCCCCCGGTGCCACTCTTGAATACGTTGTCGAGGTTGACAAGGTCTCTATTGCACCGGCTTAA
- the LOC127794287 gene encoding uncharacterized protein LOC127794287 isoform X2: protein MGTVIDSHFLALTAIVTVGYQFFFFVITALLKFDKVTDFAGSTNFVILAILTLVLKGLWSFRQVVLTSLVVIWGFRLGLFLLMRILQWGEDRRFDEMRGNLGKLAIFWIFQAVWVWTVSLPVTIVNASDRHPSPQAEDIIGWIMWSIGIIVEATADQQKLKFKYSPENRGKWCSVGLWKYSRHPNYFGEILLWWGVFVSSTPVLEGGEWLVVLGPLFLTLLLLFVSGIPLLEASADKKFGNVDGYRVYKSTTSPLIPLPPVVYGNLPSWFKKAFLLELPMYSRHLPQGLLN, encoded by the exons ATGGGGACGGTGATCGATTCTCATTTTCTCGCGCTCACTGCCATTGTCACt GTTGGTTAtcagttcttcttcttcgtaATCACTGCGCTTCTCAAGTTCGACAAAGTTACTGATTTCGCCG GAAGTACCAATTTTGTAATACTAGCTATATTGACTCTGGTTCTAAAAGGATTATGGAGCTTTAGACAG GTTGTCCTGACTTCGCTGGTAGTAATATGGGGTTTTCGGCTGGGACTATTTCTTTTGATGAG GATTTTGCAATGGGGAGAGGATCGGCGATTTGATGAAATGCGTGGGAATTTGGGTAAATTAGCTATTTTCTGGATATTTCAG GCTGTCTGGGTCTGGACTGTGAGTTTACCTGTGACAATTGTGAATGCAAGCGACAGACATCCGTCTCCTCAAGCTGAGGACATCATTGGGTGGATTATGTGGTCCATTGGTATCATTGTTGAAGCTACAGCTGATCAACAAAAGCTGAAATTCAAATATTCCccagaaaatagaggaaaatggTGCAGCGTTGGACTTTGGAAATATTCTCGTCACCCAAACTATTTTGGTGAG ATTCTCCTTTGGTGGGGGGTCTTTGTGTCATCTACACCAGTGCTGGAAGGTGGTGAGTGGCTTGTTGTCCTTGGACCATTATTCCTTACCTTGTTGCTTCTGTTTGTCAGTGGCATACCGTTGCTTGAG GCATCAGCAGATAAAAAGTTTGGCAATGTGGATGGGTACAGGGTATATAAAAGTACTACCAG CCCTCTGATTCCACTACCGCCTGTAGTTTATGGGAACTTGCCATCATGGTTCAAAAAAGCTTTTCTCCTTGAGTTACCTATGTATAGTCGACATCTGCCTCAAGGATTGCTAAACTG A
- the LOC127794287 gene encoding uncharacterized protein LOC127794287 isoform X1: MGTVIDSHFLALTAIVTVGYQFFFFVITALLKFDKVTDFAGSTNFVILAILTLVLKGLWSFRQVVLTSLVVIWGFRLGLFLLMRILQWGEDRRFDEMRGNLGKLAIFWIFQAVWVWTVSLPVTIVNASDRHPSPQAEDIIGWIMWSIGIIVEATADQQKLKFKYSPENRGKWCSVGLWKYSRHPNYFGEILLWWGVFVSSTPVLEGGEWLVVLGPLFLTLLLLFVSGIPLLEASADKKFGNVDGYRVYKSTTSPLIPLPPVVYGNLPSWFKKAFLLELPMYSRHLPQGLLNWSRTSSRQRSSGSKTH; encoded by the exons ATGGGGACGGTGATCGATTCTCATTTTCTCGCGCTCACTGCCATTGTCACt GTTGGTTAtcagttcttcttcttcgtaATCACTGCGCTTCTCAAGTTCGACAAAGTTACTGATTTCGCCG GAAGTACCAATTTTGTAATACTAGCTATATTGACTCTGGTTCTAAAAGGATTATGGAGCTTTAGACAG GTTGTCCTGACTTCGCTGGTAGTAATATGGGGTTTTCGGCTGGGACTATTTCTTTTGATGAG GATTTTGCAATGGGGAGAGGATCGGCGATTTGATGAAATGCGTGGGAATTTGGGTAAATTAGCTATTTTCTGGATATTTCAG GCTGTCTGGGTCTGGACTGTGAGTTTACCTGTGACAATTGTGAATGCAAGCGACAGACATCCGTCTCCTCAAGCTGAGGACATCATTGGGTGGATTATGTGGTCCATTGGTATCATTGTTGAAGCTACAGCTGATCAACAAAAGCTGAAATTCAAATATTCCccagaaaatagaggaaaatggTGCAGCGTTGGACTTTGGAAATATTCTCGTCACCCAAACTATTTTGGTGAG ATTCTCCTTTGGTGGGGGGTCTTTGTGTCATCTACACCAGTGCTGGAAGGTGGTGAGTGGCTTGTTGTCCTTGGACCATTATTCCTTACCTTGTTGCTTCTGTTTGTCAGTGGCATACCGTTGCTTGAG GCATCAGCAGATAAAAAGTTTGGCAATGTGGATGGGTACAGGGTATATAAAAGTACTACCAG CCCTCTGATTCCACTACCGCCTGTAGTTTATGGGAACTTGCCATCATGGTTCAAAAAAGCTTTTCTCCTTGAGTTACCTATGTATAGTCGACATCTGCCTCAAGGATTGCTAAACTG GAGTAGAACAAGCAGCAGACAGAGAAGCAGTGGATCGAAGACACACTAA
- the LOC127794187 gene encoding uncharacterized protein LOC127794187 yields the protein MGTLINSHFLALTVFITVGYQFISAITVLHKFDKDNDHAGITNFVILAISALVLKGSKNFRQLVLPLLVLVWGLRLGLFLVIRIMQWGQDRRFDGRRGSLCRLVIIAMLQVIWVWTLSLPVTFVIASDRHPSLQAKDIIGWTLWSVGFLIEAIADQQKLAFKFPPENRDRWCSTGLWRYSRHPNYFGEILLWWGVFVASSPLLEGGTWIVIVGPILHTMLILFASGMPWLEESANTRYGHINPYRAYRDATSPLIPLPPVVYLYLPRWFKIAFLFELPLYSVTLPSLQARKSHPSSH from the exons ATGGGGACTTTAATCAACTCTCATTTCCTTGCCCTCACTGTCTTTATCAct GTCGGTTATCAGTTCATCTCCGCCATCACCGTACTTCACAAGTTCGACAAAGATAATGACCACGCCG GAATTACCAATTTTGTAATTCTAGCTATATCGGCTCTGGTTCTAAAAGGATCAAAGAACTTCAGACAG CTTGTCTTGCCCTTGCTGGTACTAGTATGGGGTTTACGGCTGGGACTATTTCTTGTTATCAG gATTATGCAATGGGGACAGGATCGACGATTTGATGGAAGGCGTGGGAGTTTGTGTAGATTAGTTATTATCGCAATGCTTCAG GTAATCTGGGTCTGGACTTTGAGTTTACCTGTGACATTTGTGATTGCAAGCGATAGACATCCATCTCTTCAAGCTAAGGACATCATTGGTTGGACTTTATGGTCCGTTGGTTTCCTTATTGAGGCTATCGCTGATCAACAAAAGCTGGCATTCAAGTTTCCCCCCGAAAACAGAGACAGATGGTGCAGCACTGGACTTTGGAGATATTCCCGTCACCCAAATTATTTTGGTGAG ATTCTCCTTTGGTGGGGAGTCTTTGTTGCATCTTCACCACTGCTGGAAGGTGGCACCTGGATTGTTATCGTTGGACCAATACTCCATACAATGTTAATTCTGTTTGCTAGTGGCATGCCTTGGCTTGAG GAATCAGCAAATACAAGGTATGGCCATATTAACCCGTACAGGGCATATAGAGATGCCACTAG TCCTCTGATTCCACTACCGCCTGTAGTATATTTGTACCTGCCGCGTTGGTTCAAGATAGCTTTTCTCTTCGAGTTACCTCTGTATAGTGTAACCCTGCCTTCACTCCAAGCTCGTAAATCTCATCCCTCAAGCCATTAG